In one Lolium rigidum isolate FL_2022 chromosome 3, APGP_CSIRO_Lrig_0.1, whole genome shotgun sequence genomic region, the following are encoded:
- the LOC124702485 gene encoding probable mediator of RNA polymerase II transcription subunit 26b, whose protein sequence is MAAPAPPLDYWRGFFNGARASIFDTIDAAIRVAAADSPDALRARRDAIAHRLFTVLPPSEEPAAATAAVAGPPPTLPEGSGSVPSLCSSDGPAVPHRRDGQDPVAAEVFRVKAALSSDQQMSEDELLQLLLKLQQLKLTVDTIKVTEIGKAVKHLRKHSSKQIRQLVRSLIEGWQTIVTEWMSNEAAIVDHTPQSMDSSCLEQEEGGLPSPPMDEAALFDTLCGSIELSEFFDEMDDDGNIKTDAKAGEQQCPANQESIKKELPVSQQYDPVQNWRLDQSAVRNSRLCGPSGGQTGQQFVTEAQDKPSNAAFGPGRPRMLHSETIGSEMRPKQLQDISVAQTRRRPKPTTPNQPSTPHDQSSFRAKLELAKNAKLESTKRKLQEGYQDLSNAKQQRTIQMVDPQDLPKQGNRSLQPNGKARNNGTGNIRNRPGIRR, encoded by the exons atggcggcgccggcgccgccgctggaTTACTGGCGGGGCTTCTTCAACGGCGCGCGCGCCAGCATCTTCGACACCATCGACGCCGCCATCCGGGTcgccgccgccgacagccccgacGCCCTCCGCGCGCGCCGGGACGCCATCGCGCATCGCCTCTTCACCGTCCTCCCGCCGTCCGAGGAGCCTGCGGCCGCGACGGCGGCGGTCGCCGGGCCGCCGCCCACGCTCCCCGAGGGTTCCGGTAGCGTCCCCAGCCTCTGCAGCTCCGATGGCCCCGCCGTGCCCCATCGCCGCGACGGCCAAGACCCCGTCGCCGCAGAGGTCTTCCGCGTCAAGGCCGCCCTTTCAAGCGACCAACAAATG TCGGAGGACGAACTGCTCCAGCTGCTCTTGAAGCTGCAGCAGTTGAAGCTCACGGTGGACACAATCAAG GTTACTGAGATTGGCAAGGCCGTGAAACACCTTAGGAAGCACAGCTCAAAGCAGATTAGGCAACTCGTGCGATCCCTCATAGA AGGTTGGCAGACTATAGTTACTGAGTGGATGAGCAATGAAGCTGCCATTGTAG ATCATACTCCGCAATCGATGGATTCTTCTTGCCTTGAGCAAGAAGAAGGAGGGCTTCCTTCCCCTCCCATGGATGAGGCAGCTCTTTTCGACACACTGTGTGGTTCCATTGAGCTATCTGAG TTCTTCGATGAAATGGATGATGATGGAA ACATTAAAACTGATGCCAAGGCGGGCGAACAGCAATGTCCGGCAAACCAAGAGTCTATCAAGAAGGAGCTTCCTGTCAGCCAGCAGTATGATCCAGTGCAGAACTGGAGGCTTGATCAGTCTGCGGTGAGGAATTCACGACTGTGTGGACCTTCCGGTGGGCAAACAGGGCAGCAATTCGTCACCGAGGCACAAGACAAGCCTTCAAATGCAGCATTTGGGCCAGGCAGACCACGTATGTTGCATTCTGAGACGATTGGTTCTGAAATGAGGCCTAAGCAGCTGCAAGATATCTCGGTGGCTCAAActcgaagaaggccaaaaccaacTACGCCTAAT CAACCGTCGACTCCGCATGATCAAAGCTCATTCCGAGCGAAGCTGGAGCTTGCAAAGAACGCCAAGCTCGAATCTACAAAGCGAAAGCTTCAAGAGGGTTATCAAGATCTCAGTAATG CAAAGCAGCAACGAACAATACAAATGGTGGATCCACAGGACCTGCCAAAGCAAGGTAACCGAAGCTTACAACCCAATGGCAAGGCAAGGAACAACGGCACCGGCAACATCCGGAATCGGCCTGGAATTCGTCGCTGA